The Gadus chalcogrammus isolate NIFS_2021 chromosome 16, NIFS_Gcha_1.0, whole genome shotgun sequence DNA window CCATCACTAAAAACCTGAAAGACAGATACGGGGACCCTGATCTTCAGGACTATCTGCACAGAAGCACAGCCCTGGATCCAAGATTTAAGTCCCTGCCCTACTTGGAAGAAGACTCTATTCAGAAAATCTACAGTGTTCTCACCAGAGAGATCATGGAAATTGAAGAGCAggtattgttttttattctgtaaTTAGTACTAAattttatgtgtttttatcATAATTAcaatttctctctttttttaaaaACTAAACAGAATACTTGAGCCTTtgcatttattgtattttctcAGTGTACAGTAGTGCATATAGTTTTAGTGTCTTTGCTGCTATGAGAGTGTGTTTTTATCAATATTTTTAAAACGACCATACTATTTGTCATTTTATCATGCAGGTtcaacccagagaagcccaGGTGGCCAGTTCATCCTCAGCTGGAGAGCCAGAGGCATCAAAAGAATCTCCTCCTCAGAAAAAATCTGTCATGGCAGAGCTTTTTGGAGAGCTCTTTACATCAGAGAAGGGAACCACCAAGACTTTGTCCCAGATCACTGAGGAGGAGGTCATGGCATACAGGCTCACAGGATGCATTCCTGTGGATGAAAATCCACTTGCATGGTGGAGAAGCAACGAGCACAAGTACCCTCATATTGCTAAATTGGCTCGACGTTACCTTGCAGTCCCAGGTACATCTGTACCAAGTGAGAGAGTTTTCTCTACAGCAGGAGACATTGTCACTGCAAGTAGATCTCGTCTTTTGGCAGAGAATGTGGACAAACTGATCTTCTTGCATGCAGAAGAACATGAGAATACAATGAGTAGAGCCTTGTTGTTTAAGCAGTGCAGTATGTGTTAGTTTGGTTTATGCTATATTTTATATTGATTATTTActggattatttattttgttatttgagATAACACAGTGGCACTTTAAGTTTGTAAGAAATCCAGCCTTATTTTTCTTTGATTGTTTTTCAAACACTGCACTTTCAGTTCAAGAGAAAGTTTTGAGTTTTGAGTTCTGTTTACCAAATAAATGAAGCACATGTTGGAACTAGCAATGTCTCCTCTCTTGCAGTGCCAGAATCTCAACCTAAGACTGTCACAATGATGTATCAAATGTCAGACTGCTTAATTCTTTCAGTTTTAACTTGACTATACAAGACATAATAGATTTTCCTAATAATCAACATATACCGAACCGAACCGAAGACCGTGACCACGAAACCGTGAaccgaaccgaaccgtggaTTTTGTGAACCGTTCCACCCCTACTGGAAACCCAGCCCAATCTAACCCTAGAACCAGGGGGTGCGTGAGGCTCGAACTAACCGCCGCCTTGACTCTATGCGTTTTCCCCCCATAACAAATTTCGATAGGGACCAAGGGATACGTGTGAACATCCCCCTGTATACATCTGACCGAAACGCTCGATGCCTCTTTCAATGCCTCGGATCGCACCAGGCGCTGATGGATCATGGTCTgcattagggctgtcactttttccaaaaatgaaattcgaacgaatttcgaatgtccataattaattcgaatacattcgaatacattcgacccccccccccccccccatagaacacgacaacagtcttgattttttatgttgctctttttatttcttgtggaaatcacgtatacctactgtATACCTACCTActgaatattcgaacttcgaataaaaagtgacagccctagtctGCATACACCCCGAATCCAACAGCGCCTGGTACGTACCCCGCTGTACCCTCACCGGGATACGGTACGCCTCGCCGGGACCGTGGGGAAGAACCGGGGCACAGGTGACGCGGACGACCTGGCCCACCTCCATCAACGGACAGTCCCGCCGAAGGTGGCCTGGCCGTCCGCACCGCCAACACGCCTCCCCTGCTGTCTGAGTGCCCGTCTGTGGGACGGGGTGGGAAGGTGCACTATGTGCCTGCTCCTgactgggaccccccccccatctcgccCTCGGACCCGGGTTGGGCCTGTCCCGCTGCAGGGCTGCCGCACCGGTCCGCGGGCTCGGGATCGGCGGTCGTCGGTCCGACAGCGGGGGAGCCAGGTGGCCCTCAGCGATGTTGACGGCCGCCGAGAGGCTCCCGGGCTGGTGGTACCGGACCCACGTTGATGTTCTGGTCGGAAGCCCCTCGACGAACCTCTCCAGGGCCACCTGCTCCACTATCTCCTCCGGTGTGTGTTTTCCCGGGCCCAGCCACCTCCTTGCCTGGTCCCGCAGCTGCTGGGCGTAGGTGAAGGGCCGGTCGCCGTCGTTGAAGGCCAGGGCCCGGAACCGGCAGCGATGTTCCTCCGGGTTTAGGCCCAACCGGTCCCGGATAGCCCTGGCGACGGTGTCAAAGTCCTTCTGGGCCGCCGCTGGTAGGCTGTGGGCCGCGAGCTGGGCCTCTCCCGTCAGCAGAGGCAGGAGACGGTGGGCCCACTCCTGCGGCGGCCACTCGGAGACCTCGGCCACCCCCCGGAAGGTCTCCAGGAAGGCCTCTGGGTCGTCGGCCTCCCCCATCTTGGGGACATATATATGTTGCCACGGTCGGGTTTCCCCGCCGCGTTCTCCGGAGCCGAGTAGCTCCCGCATGGCCTCCCGGTCGGTGGCCAAGGAGcgggccagctccaccaggatCTCGTTCTGGGCCTGCTGCAGTTGGGTCTGTCGCTCCGCTCTTTGTGCCAGGTGTCCGAGGACACTGGCCAATGATGATGGATCCATACTTGACTCCGCCCCACATTGGGCTCCAGTGTAACGGAGCCCGGGTTCAGCGGAGTCAGGACACAGTTCTTTGAAGGAAAAGGATCGAACTCCCGTTTATTTCCCCTTCGGGTTAACAAACAATCCACATGCAATAAAAGGACAACGTTCCGTATGTATTCCGTCCGTCTCCAGCCCTTATGACGCTCTCCCTGCCTCACAGAGAgtgtcttccctctctctctctcaatccctgactgaaagacaagcaggcacataaatacacacttcctgattgggtccgattgcagacacctgtcagcaatcagaccccatcaccccagcagacccggtgctccatactccccctgcaggccagacgctgCCCCACCTCCACagtaagttttctcttttcaaaacgcttcctcaagcgttttattagctgttgtttgcaggagaaggaggggtgggcagctgaaaggagtcgtagtgaaacaaatgttgtttcggccgAGAATCAAAGAGTGCTCagtgcacggctccgttaaTTTCTCGTGCTAGTCTCGAGTCGTAattatgatttttgttttaaaatacaaaaaattaatatatatacaaggtgtttttctttattaggTCAAAGAGGGacaaactaatctaaaataataattgttaaataataattgttgccCAGATGGAAGGAGGCGTGTCATTTAACGATCACATATAGAGAATAATCGGGGGGGTTAttaacttatacttccatggtcggtaaacaatgcgactgcgctcgctcagacctctcgctaatgatgctacaatgctagaAAACAAGAGTATTTCTGCATCCGCCACGTCATGCACTAGGGAGTGGCTTGAGACCTCCATGATGCGGAAGCCACTCTCTctttgatgttgccctgcgccactgagcagttttcataggaatgaatgggcggccatgttgtagtccgctgtcctttctttaatagttTCATGGAGTCAGCGAGTCAGCGACTCGTGGGTCAAGGAAGGGTCGAGTCTGAGAATGAACGAGACGAGAGGGAAGTATAAGTTTGGTTCGTCCTTGTTAAAGATTTGTTCCTTCAAACTGATTCGGTCGCGAACGACCCATCACtagtggtatctaataaatcgctgtttaAGCAATACTTCAtccactgcctcttccgtgatcattgaatatttcacagccaaaagctgtttCCGGcttcggatgatattatgaatcttaacgactgcgtcgggttatCCAACGTCTCTGGTACTACCACAACACATACAGagtggccatggttgagaatgaattggcagTCACAAGAGGAAGCCTCTCAAAAAAAATTGGtacgaacgcagcataacagaATCGCTGGAAATTCCAAAGTGAAATGACAGCGCAGTATTTTGAGCGCCAGAAGCTACCGTCTCTtatgtcagccaatcaggaaatgaggaatcaaactcacttccgtttcattcaaactctctctcacacactactatatcctcttgcataaacaactatatTCTCTCACGCACGATActatgctctctcacacacactactatattctcttgcataaacaactatactctctcacacacgctacTATATTATCTCTCATAAACAActacattctctcacacactactattctctctcacatacactactatactctcacatacacatatatacgcatatttatgtgtgtatatatatatattatgtgtatatatatatatgtagatatatatatgtatgtgtgtatgtatgtatatatatatatatgtgtgtatgtatgtgtatatatatgtttatatatatgtatgtatattattatatatatgtgtgtatatatatatatacatatatatacatatgtatgtgtatcagtggcggctggtgatttttaaagtgagggaggaaggactgcgcgcttggttgccattggcctgcttgcactgttggtgtatggtggcataagaatgtgagactcaagttgtttcagggtgttttggtgaactacaaaatagcagggagggagttatgtgaacaaaatgtatacaaagccaccagtggcatcactgtaatttgagaaggaaaggatgcaaagcatattagtcaaatcaggcctactattgatttgtaaaagtaaataaaaaaatctgggcctattattgggcctatttttgccctcactgactgaagttatttagctatgtttattttcagttacaattgcttgtaatgctaccagtaagtcatgtgtacctagcaaaccatgtagcactcacaacactgacgttgccattacttctgatgaccttgattttgggaagtggtctacctctttctgaatgaatggaatggtttttgtaataagacgttaacaatgtcctccgtttccaatgtttccattgtgcatttaggatctcgctatcgcagattttacttctgcgtctctcagactgagcaccgcggcaatgcagaccgggtttgttatcgacagcgttgccagattgggcagatttcccgcccaatgataatttttccagcctaacatggttaaaagtagcccaattgggtgggaaatcagaccaatctggcaacgctgctcaacatccagggatcctgcttattggttcatagcgcagacggatagatttttgcgcgaatcagaccccttaaggtcccacccactcagaggaggattttcctcctctctcccattgaaacccatgttatccaccggccgccagtactttcgggaaaatgaatgggagtggacggcggcttccggaggacgttcctccctgaagtaattgtcaataggcgaaagggggtgctaatgtccctttacccagggaaactaacattatatattcaaaggcaataaagtagtcatatttaagggcattaattcattacaatagtcgggGCAATCTAAAtcttttattctcaacaatgttagggaggatcttcctccctctcctcaatggagaagcctccactgatgtgtatgtatatatatatatgtacgtacgtatatatatgtatgtatgtatgtatgtatatgcataTTGATTTATAGAAGAGATAAGATGTAATATATGTATGGATTTTAACATTATCAAGGTTATACAGTAGTCCTATATATAAAATGGAGGTGTGGATATATTTAGACAAGCAATATGATGAGTTACTTAGAGATAGACCTCATATGGTTGGAATTTGAGATAAACAAGAGATGGTTAGAGGGTAAGAGATAGTTGGAGGTAGACAGTTAATAAAAGTAAGCGATAAACTAGAGATAGACGAGAGATGGTTTGATAGTGATAGGAGACTATAGCTAGACCTAGTTAAAGACTAGAGAATATTCTGGGAGTCTATAACGTGCGTGAGTGCGCGCATTCCAAGTCTGCGTTATTCCGGGTTCTGGCATGTCAGCTGAGCAGGGCACAACGTGACACGGGTCATTGGGGGGCACACACATAGGCGTtgattacgccggggacgcgtcccccccagatttcgtcaagattcattttgtacccaccacttgtaaaaaaaaaaaaaaatcgagttGAAtcattatggattattacacggtagggatgggcatgattaatcgacgatcgaataattgatcgttaagaatttcGTTGATTACGCAATTTTTTCATAGATTAAACTAATGCCttgtgcaattaaacattttaccacacgggggcaatattgaaatttgcggctcctcccccgcaataaacatcccgctttgaacggtgaactctttacgcctagcagctataaaaagctataaaactataacaactacaaaatgactattaatgcaggctacgtggaaaatgcgccgactttggctccgccctctttcgctacgtagctaagatggctgccgttgagtatgaaaagtgtacatcgccacacacttcgcgatttgaccgttttcagtacacttattttcgcccgatctgaatcggaacacggcgatgtaatcatgaagcggacgaggccacggcgaagtctggtgtgggaccattatgatttaaaaaatgacttcttggggagcactataggcctaccattcaaggcgaggttagcatcgaagcagaaataaagaactttctgagcccctggattgtggaaagttgttcccctgccttgccaagttagcacggaggtatttgtgcatcacggcaacgtcggtcccctcagagcgggtgttttcggcggctggactgacggtcaccatgctgcggtcgcgtctgaccccagagcatgtcaatatgctcatctttctgaacaaaattccgtagactggttggttaagttataacatgattgtttttttgatattattgttattattttgggaagaaactagggttgtgtttatttttagttacgTCTATGAGCACCAGCTTCGAACTGCATGCTCCgttgcttagagcagagtagcTCATAATtattgaacggatctggttaaactgagttgttcatctaataataaagatcccaatgaggaaaacacgctgcatttgtatcaattttttttttaatttttaatgtaaaatattaacgatcaatcgactaattgatcgtcaattctcccgacgatcgactaagaaaacttaatcgaatgcccatccctagtctcgagcccctcccctctcctctcgcagcagtgagtgaatacggcaggtcagcgctgCATAGTATGTTGTCCACCTGTGCCAGTtgatttcaatttcaatttgcttggctttttaagttgtaaaaatagctaccacagcgctgTTTTTcgaaaaaataattaatattattatttttttaattatcattaaaaaatatatatcggcaacttgagacgatcgacgatggaatccatctatcgtcgatagtcgatagaatcaaaaatcacatggttacttgtgtacaagtagtcggaACAACAGTTAGTAtagtcatatcagtcagtgccagAACTTATTATTTtctctatagctcacttcaaagtgctaacataatgcaatttgcaaaggccaAAATCTGCATatgtgaggttttcaaaggacattttctcaaaatctaaaatcacatggttacttGTGTCCAAGTAGTTGGGACAACAGTTAGTAGTCATATCTTTAAGTCCCGGAACTTATGCATAATTTCGtttatagctcacttcaaagtgctaacATAATGCAATTGGCAAAGGCAAAAATATGCATaagtgaggttttcaaaggacattttcacAAAATCTATAAAGTGAAATCACATGGTTCCGTGGGTACAATTAGTCAGTACAACGGTtgatatggtcatatcagtcagtgccggaacttatctattattttgtctatagctcacttcaaagtgctccTGCTGGAGGTCCACCGGCTGTCCCTGGGGTACTTGGTATGAACGTGATTAGCCGTTGTTACCATGAGCTTTTTGGGGCACATGGCCCCTCTTTGTTTGATGCCCTGTTGGTGTCCCAAGCTCCAGGTCCCGTTATTGAGTGATTACAGCGGTGCCATCGGGCGGCCGTAAAGGCTCCGATCATGCATTTTGGCGTGGCCCGGCTCCGAGGTCCACGGGCTGTTCGCATAGCCGGGGGTCCTATGAAATTTGTTGCCAGTACCTGTTCGGAAGAGCTTTCAGGACAGACTGCATTTTTTGAGCCTCCTAGTTCAGGGCTGCCAGCAGGGTTACTGGCGTCCCCCTGCTTGGTCCAGGTGTCCCAGTGGTTAATGTAGGGTTAACTGAAGTCCTCCTCTACCCACGCGCCATCCTGGGCTCCATAAGTAGCGCAGAAGTCGTAAGCTTACCTGCTGGTGTTGCAGATATCAGGCCCATCACCGCCACTATGTCCTCCCAGGTAGCCTCCAGCGCCGCACCTGATCGGATTGACGCAATTGACCTGTCCGCCTTGTCTGAACAAGAACAGACTGAGGCAAGGAGTCTGTTGCAAAGATATAGCACTGTTTTCTCAGCTCATGAGGGTGATTTGGGTTGCACCAATCTAATATCCCATGACATCCCACTTCTTGACGAAGTACCCGTGTGGCAAAGGCACCGGCGTATCCCACCCTCGGATTACGAGGTGGTAAAAGCTCACATCAATCAAGCTTCTAGAGTCGCAGTATTGCGTTATTTCTTGAAGAAAgtggtccaatccttggtcgcttttaactcactttatttattaaagtaggcatgtttcggtatggtaactatgaagcttatgggagggaattgtatctaacgagTGTGAGG harbors:
- the LOC130405686 gene encoding uncharacterized protein LOC130405686, with the translated sequence MDPSSLASVLGHLAQRAERQTQLQQAQNEILVELARSLATDREAMRELLGSGERGGETRPWQHIYVPKMGEADDPEAFLETFRGVAEVSEWPPQEWAHRLLPLLTGEAQLAAHSLPAAAQKDFDTVARAIRDRLGLNPEEHRCRFRALAFNDGDRPFTYAQQLRDQARRWLGPGKHTPEEIVEQVALERFVEGLPTRTSTWVRYHQPGSLSAAVNIAEGHLAPPLSDRRPPIPSPRTGAAALQRDRPNPGPRARWGGGPSQEQAHSAPSHPVPQTGTQTAGEACWRCGRPGHLRRDCPLMEVGQVVRVTCAPVLPHGPGEAYRIPVRS